One Rhinoderma darwinii isolate aRhiDar2 chromosome 6, aRhiDar2.hap1, whole genome shotgun sequence DNA window includes the following coding sequences:
- the LOC142655441 gene encoding UDP-glucuronosyltransferase 1A1-like, with product MELKKTGSVSLLLLLLGLASLPCSNAGNLLVIPMDGSHWISMVPLIEKLGQQGHQIVVLVPESNLHIKPSTNYILKTYPVPYTTEQLRDHMSRSANNFFAELPTVKRIVKAFERITNISRVLYTTCQHLLKNEGVIGYLKGQVFDAALLSPISPCGHIIVEHLGLPSVNFLKSLPCGIDQQATQCPSPTSYVPRFFTIYTDHMSFPQRIRNILLWISDSFLCRFLYNDYGRLASEFLQKEVSLVDLYSQTSIWLMKYDFVFEFIRPVMPNMVFIGGINCFNRKKLSHDFEKLVNSSGEHGFVVFSLGSMVSEIPMNKAMDLAEAFGFIPQTVIWRYTGKVPSNLANNTHLVKWLPQNDLLAHPKARAFVTHAGSHGIYESICNAVPMVMLPLFGDQMDNAKRIESRGAGVTLNVLDMTPEDLSNALDLVINNPSYKENIQRLSTLHLDRPIHPLDLAVYWIEFVMRHKGAPHLRPAAHDLNWIQYHSLDVFGFLLAVLVTTLFISIKCCAYTCRRCCGRKSRPKSKSKKE from the exons ATGGAGCTAAAGAAGACTGGATCTGTGTCTTTATTGCTTCTTCTTTTGGGTCTGGCATCCCTCCCCTGTTCTAATGCTGGAAATCTGCTGGTAATACCCATGGATGGGAGCCACTGGATCAGTATGGTACCACTAATTGAGAAACTAGGACAGCAAGGCCATCAGATTGTGGTGCTGGTTCCAGAAAGCAACCTGCATATAAAACCTTCAACCAATTACATCTTGAAGACATACCCAGTACCGTATACAACAGAGCAACTTAGGGACCATATGTCAAGATCGGCTAATAATTTTTTTGCTGAGCTTCCCACAGTAAAGCGGATAGTGAAAGCCTTTGAAAGAATAACTAATATCAGCAGAGTCCTATATACAACATGccagcatctactcaaaaatgaagGAGTAATTGGTTACTTGAAGGGTCAAGTATTTGATGCTGCCTTACTATCTCCTATTTCTCCATGTGGACATATTATAGTTGAACATCTAGGACTTCCCTCTGTGAATTTTTTGAAGAGTCTTCCATGTGGCATTGACCAGCAGGCTACACAGTGCCCAAGTCCTACTTCTTATGTACCCAGATTCTTCACCATATACACTGACCATATGAGCTTCCCTCAAAGGATAAGGAATATACTTCTTTGGATATCTGATAGCTTTCTTTGTAGGTTTCTTTATAATGACTATGGACGCTTGGCTTCGGAGTTCCTGCAAAAAGAGGTTTCCTTGGTAGACCTCTACAGCCAAACATCTATATGGCTCATGAAGTATGATTTTGTGTTTGAATTCATTAGACCCGTAATGCCCAATATGGTCTTCATAGGAGGCATCAACTGTTTTAATAGAAAAAAGCTTTCACAT GATTTTGAAAAGCTGGTTAACAGCTCGGGTGAACATGGCTTTGTGGTTTTCTCCCTGGGATCAATGGTATCTGAGATTCCTATGAATAAGGCTATGGATTTAGCAGAAGCATTTGGATTCATTCCTCAAACG GTTATATGGAGATACACAGGAAAAGTTCCTTCAAACTTGGCAAATAACACCCACCTGGTGAAGTGGCTTCCACAGAATGATCTGCTTG CTCATCCAAAAGCCCGTGCCTTTGTGACCCATGCGGGCTCACATGGAATCTACGAGAGTATTTGTAATGCTGTCCCCATGGTCATGTTACCCCTGTTTGGTGACCAAATGGACAATGCTAAGAGGATTGAGTCTCGAGGAGCTGGAGTGACACTTAATGTCTTGGATATGACACCAGAAGACCTTAGTAATGCTCTTGACCTTGTAATAAATAATCCAAG cTACAAGGAGAACATTCAGCGACTGTCCACTCTGCATCTGGACAGACCAATCCATCCCCTGGACCTTGCAGTTTACTGGATAGAATTTGTTATGAGACACAAAGGTGCCCCCCACCTGCGACCAGCTGCCCATGATCTGAACTGGATACAATACCATTCCCTAGATGTCTTTGGCTTCCTCCTGGCTGTGCTGGTCACCACACTCTTCATCAGTATTAAATGCTGCGCCTACACCTGCAGACGATGCTGTGGCAGAAAGTCTAGACCGAAGTCCAAATCTAAAAAAGAATAG